A portion of the Labilithrix sp. genome contains these proteins:
- a CDS encoding beta-propeller fold lactonase family protein: MTESVTRRTRPFYLIALALIASIVASGCSSCKRGDAKKSEGPLTKGAAISIPRARAAYVTNNGSDTISVFDRDGDAVIDVPVDLDPDEHEAPHHLAIDPVAQKMFVALAFPPAPTKKKDPHATHGGGTDVGRLVRLDLANLAITDEMDVDENPGDVLLTHDRARVIVTHFDMRRAMDVAAKGAASPATMFAHLVLVDAKTMTRIDSRAVCTAPHGVAITKDDKTAFVACYGSDELAVVDLAAPGLPTARIPLGSSPGVPGVPRYGPYSATLSPDESYVVLADLEGQDVRVYDRATKKLVPERTVPLAAKAFMPAFVDDTTIIVPTQAPDGLAKVDMVAAKVVGRGAITKAECALPHVVKVAKDGRVYLVCEGDHVGPGSVVELDRETLAIKKRWQVGVYPDGIALPED, from the coding sequence ATGACGGAAAGCGTAACGAGGCGCACCCGCCCCTTCTACCTCATCGCGCTCGCGCTCATCGCGTCGATCGTGGCGAGCGGCTGCTCGAGCTGCAAGCGAGGCGACGCGAAGAAGAGCGAAGGGCCGCTCACGAAGGGCGCCGCGATCTCGATCCCGCGCGCGCGCGCCGCGTACGTCACGAACAACGGCTCCGACACGATCAGCGTCTTCGATCGCGACGGCGACGCCGTCATCGACGTGCCGGTCGATCTCGATCCCGACGAGCACGAGGCGCCGCACCACCTCGCGATCGACCCCGTCGCGCAGAAGATGTTCGTCGCCCTCGCGTTCCCGCCCGCGCCGACCAAGAAGAAGGACCCGCACGCCACCCACGGCGGCGGCACCGACGTCGGACGGCTCGTCCGCCTCGACCTCGCGAACCTCGCGATCACCGACGAGATGGACGTCGACGAGAACCCCGGCGACGTCCTGCTCACGCACGATCGCGCGCGCGTCATCGTCACGCACTTCGACATGCGCCGCGCGATGGACGTCGCGGCCAAGGGCGCGGCGAGCCCCGCGACGATGTTCGCGCACCTCGTCCTCGTCGACGCGAAGACGATGACGCGCATCGACTCGCGCGCGGTCTGCACCGCCCCGCACGGCGTCGCGATCACGAAGGACGACAAGACCGCGTTCGTCGCGTGTTACGGCTCCGACGAGCTCGCCGTCGTCGACCTCGCCGCGCCGGGCCTCCCCACCGCGCGCATCCCGCTCGGCTCGTCTCCCGGCGTCCCCGGCGTCCCGCGCTACGGCCCCTACTCCGCGACGCTCTCGCCCGACGAGTCGTACGTCGTCCTCGCCGACCTCGAGGGCCAGGACGTGCGCGTCTACGATCGCGCGACGAAGAAGCTCGTCCCCGAGCGCACGGTGCCGCTCGCGGCGAAGGCGTTCATGCCCGCCTTCGTCGACGACACGACGATCATCGTCCCGACCCAGGCCCCCGACGGCCTCGCCAAGGTCGACATGGTCGCGGCGAAGGTGGTGGGCCGCGGCGCGATCACGAAGGCCGAGTGCGCGCTGCCCCACGTCGTGAAGGTCGCGAAGGACGGCCGCGTCTACCTCGTCTGCGAGGGCGACCACGTCGGGCCCGGCAGCGTGGTGGAGCTCGACCGCGAGACCCTCGCGATCAAGAAACGCTGGCAGGTCGGCGTGTACCCCGACGGCATCGCGCTCCCGGAGGACTGA